One window of the Acaryochloris sp. CCMEE 5410 genome contains the following:
- a CDS encoding antitoxin family protein, producing MQIVEAVFDGEVFLPDAPLNLQEGARVRITVELIEKPQINESPSFLKTAQSLQLEGPSNWSEQIN from the coding sequence ATGCAAATTGTTGAAGCTGTATTTGATGGAGAAGTATTTCTTCCTGATGCTCCCCTAAATCTGCAAGAAGGGGCGCGGGTTCGAATTACAGTTGAATTAATTGAGAAACCTCAGATAAATGAATCTCCTTCGTTTCTTAAAACAGCTCAATCTCTGCAATTAGAAGGGCCATCGAACTGGTCCGAACAAATCAATTAA
- a CDS encoding glycosyltransferase family 2 protein gives MSNPNVTIIVVPRERFQFARESLESLFENTFVPFKLIYVDNNSPHKLRQNLEFQSLLRRFQVVRSETYLSPNQARNLGLQYVTTPYVVFVDNDVVFTSGWLERLVNCTEETGATVVGSLVCQYRPVHTIVHCAGGTYMAPAAYSAFARGELNPSGTLDHTGGWKIQERTPYQNQPLAEVCDQLYRQPTGFVEFHAMLVRTAIFDRVGPLDEGFSCTKEYLDFCMMVTRAGGLIYLEPDSVVTFLTHPPAPALQWSDIPYFMLRWSDAWELSNLLHYQQKWGLQESSYFQKRYQKLGQRRRKVLIRPIAKKFAFLGKPVTRWIEQQLFNLEKRFNRWFSKRHANRLANAQRISGFRHPNNDISKLLPQTGSNAEIRQQSLSDESGNHSLMQH, from the coding sequence ATGTCAAACCCTAATGTCACGATAATTGTCGTTCCCCGAGAACGGTTTCAGTTTGCCCGTGAATCTCTAGAAAGCCTTTTCGAAAATACCTTTGTCCCTTTCAAGTTGATTTATGTAGACAATAACTCTCCTCATAAACTTCGACAGAATCTTGAATTTCAATCTCTGCTTCGCCGGTTTCAAGTCGTTCGATCAGAGACCTACTTGTCTCCAAATCAAGCCCGAAATTTGGGACTCCAGTACGTCACAACCCCCTATGTGGTCTTTGTTGATAACGATGTCGTTTTTACATCGGGCTGGCTGGAGAGATTAGTGAACTGTACAGAGGAAACAGGAGCCACTGTAGTCGGATCCTTAGTCTGCCAGTATCGCCCTGTCCATACCATCGTCCACTGTGCGGGGGGCACCTATATGGCACCAGCTGCCTACAGTGCCTTTGCCCGAGGTGAACTCAATCCTTCTGGCACCCTGGACCATACAGGGGGATGGAAAATTCAAGAACGCACTCCCTATCAGAATCAGCCCCTTGCCGAAGTCTGCGATCAGCTTTATCGCCAACCGACAGGCTTTGTAGAGTTTCATGCCATGTTGGTGCGGACGGCTATCTTTGATCGAGTTGGCCCATTAGACGAAGGCTTTTCCTGCACGAAAGAGTACCTCGATTTCTGCATGATGGTCACCCGTGCGGGTGGACTGATTTACCTGGAACCAGACTCCGTCGTTACCTTCTTAACCCATCCACCTGCCCCGGCCTTGCAGTGGAGCGACATACCCTACTTTATGCTGCGCTGGAGTGATGCTTGGGAACTCAGTAATCTCCTCCATTACCAGCAAAAATGGGGGCTGCAAGAGAGCAGTTATTTTCAGAAACGGTATCAGAAATTGGGACAACGACGACGCAAAGTGCTAATTCGACCCATTGCTAAAAAGTTCGCTTTTCTTGGCAAACCCGTAACCCGGTGGATTGAGCAACAGCTCTTTAATCTAGAGAAACGGTTCAATCGCTGGTTCTCTAAGCGCCATGCCAATCGTTTGGCTAATGCCCAGCGGATATCTGGCTTTCGACATCCCAACAACGATATCTCGAAGTTACTCCCCCAAACAGGGAGTAATGCTGAAATAAGACAGCAATCTCTATCTGATGAAAGTGGGAATCACTCGTTAATGCAACATTAA